In one Balaenoptera ricei isolate mBalRic1 chromosome 20, mBalRic1.hap2, whole genome shotgun sequence genomic region, the following are encoded:
- the OTOP3 gene encoding proton channel OTOP3, with protein sequence MPAQASGPTAVRGRSGTEPGTAWQPTRTLSPSPAPTEAPPMASPEAQETGETPAKENQVATGAEQTGAPASPLKRSWLVRHFSLLLRRDQQAQKAGQLFSGLLALNMVFLGGAFICSMIFNNVAITLGDVWTLLAALKALALLWLLYYTARTTRRPQAVLHQDPHAGPAWVRGSLVLFGSCTICLNVFRVGYGMSHIQCKSQLELIFPAVEIIFIGIQTWVLWKHSKDCVQIQTNFTRCGLMLTLATNLLLWLLAVTNDSMHHEIETEVSALMEKFSGNNTNTCLCLNVTMCEVFQKGYLMLYPFSTEYSLICCGMLFVMWKNVGRRLAPHTGSHPSTPPFHLHGAILGPLLGLLVLVAGTCVFVLFQIQASGPAIARQYFIIYYAFYAAALPTMSLACLAGMAIHGLEERELDTLKNPTRSLDVVLLMGAALGQMGISYFSIVAIVATRPHELLNHLILAYSLLLILQHIAQNLFIIEGLHRRPLWEAAPESLAGKWEAEPPRRGSLLELGQDLRQASLAYIHSYSHLNWKRRALKEISLFLILCNITLWMMPAFGIHPEFENGLEKDFYGYQTWFTIVNFGLPLGVFYRMHSVGVLVEVYLGA encoded by the exons ATGCCTGCCCAGGCCTCAG GTCCCACAGCGGTTAGAGGCAGAAGCGGAACTGAGCCCGGGACGGCTTGGCAGCCAACCAGAACCctgtctccctccccagcccctactGAGGCTCCACCCATGGCCTCTCCAGAAGCACAGGAGACTGGAGAGACCCCGGCCAAGGAGAACCAAGTGGCCACGGGGGCCGAGCAGACAGGGGCCCCCGCCTCGCCCCTCAAGAGGTCCTGGCTGGTGCGGCACTTCTCACTGCTGCTGCGCCGGGACCAGCAGGCCCAGAAGGCCGGACAGCTCTTCTCGGGGCTCCTGGCCCTCAACATGGTGTTCCTGGGCGGAGCCTTCATCTGCAGCATGATCTTCAACAACGTGGCCATCACGCTGGGGGACGTGTGGACCCTGCTGGCCGCGCTGAAGGCCCTGGCCCTCCTTTGGCTTCTCTACTACACCGCCAGGACCACCCGCCGGCCGCAAGCCGTGCTCCACCAGGACCCGCACGCAGGACCCGCTTGGGTGCGGG GCTCCCTGGTGCTCTTTGGCAGCTGCACCATCTGCCTCAACGTCTTCCGCGTGGGCTACGGCATGAGCCACATCCAGTGTAAGTCACAGCTGGAGCTCATCTTCCCGGCCGTCGAGATCATCTTCATCGGCATCCAG ACCTGGGTGCTCTGGAAACACTCTAAGGACTGCGTTCAGATCCAGACCAACTTCACTAG GTGTGGCCTGATGCTGACGCTGGCCACGAATCTGCTGCTGTGGCTTCTGGCCGTCACCAACGACTCCATGCACCATGAGATCGAGACTGAGGTCAGCGCCCTCATGGAAAAGTTCTCAG gcaACAACACCAACACCTGTCTGTGCCTCAACGTCACCATGTGTGAGGTCTTCCAGAAGGGCTACCTGATGCTCTACCCCTTCAGCACCGAGTACTCCCTCATCTGCTGTGGCATGCTCTTCGTCATGTGGAAGAACGTGGGCCGCCGCCTGGCACCCCACACGGGCTCCCACCCCAGCACCCCGCCCTTCCACCTGCACGGGGCCATCTTAGGGCCACTGCTGGGCCTGCTGGTCCTGGTGGCAGGCACGTGCGTCTTCGTGCTCTTCCAGATCCAAGCAAGTGGCCCTGCCATCGCGCGCCAGTACTTCATCATCTACTACGCCTTCTACGCAGCCGCACTGCCCACTATGAGCCTGGCGTGCCTGGCGGGCATGGCCATCCATGGGCTGGAGGAGCGAGAGCTAGACACGCTCAAGAACCCCACCCGCAGCCTGGACGTGGTGCTGCTGATGGGCGCGGCGCTCGGCCAGATGGGCATCTCCTACTTCTCCATCGTGGCCATCGTGGCCACTCGCCCCCACGAGCTACTCAACCACCTCATCCTGGCCTACTCGCTGCTGCTCATCCTGCAGCACATAGCCCAGAACCTCTTCATCATCGAGGGCCTGCACCGGCGCCCGCTCTGGGAGGCGGCTCCTGAGAGCCTGGCGGGGAAGTGGGAGGCTGAGCCTCCCCGCAGGGGCTCCCTGCTGGAGCTGGGCCAGGACCTGCGGCAGGCCTCGCTGGCCTACATCCACTCCTACAGCCACCTCAACTGGAAGCGGCGGGCCCTCAAGGAGATCTCACTCTTCCTCATCCTCTGCAATATCACA CTGTGGATGATGCCCGCTTTTGGCATACACCCGGAGTTTGAGAACGGGCTGGAGAAGGATTTCTATGGCTACCAGACATGGTTCACCATCGTCAACTTCGGCCTGCCTCTGGGGGTCTTCTACCGCATGCACTCTGTCGGGGTGCTGGTGGAGGTCTACTTGGGGGCCTGA
- the USH1G gene encoding pre-mRNA splicing regulator USH1G isoform X1 has protein sequence MAAMKGHLECVRYLDSIAAKQSSLNPKLVGKLKDKAFREAERRIRECAKMQRKHHERMERRYRRELAERSDALSFSSLTSSTLSRRLQHLALGSHLPYSQATLHGTAKGKTKIQKKLERRKQGGEGTFKISEDGRKSVRSLSGLQLGSDVMFVRQGTYANPKEWGRAPLRDMFLSDEDSVSRATLAAEPARSEASTDSGHDSLFTRPGLGTMVFRRNYLSSGLHGLGREDAALDGAGTPRGRLQSSPSLDDDSLGSANSLQDRSCGEELPWDELDLGLDEDLEPETSPLETFLASLHMEDFTSILRQEKIDLEALMLCSDLDLRSISVPLGPRKKIMGAVRRRRQALERPPALEDTEL, from the exons ATGGCGGCCATGAAGGGCCACCTGGAGTGCGTGCGCTACCTGGACTCCATCGCGGCCAAGCAGAGCAGCCTCAACCCCAAGCTGGTGGGCAAGCTGAAGGACAAGGCCTTCCGCGAGGCGGAGCGGCGCATCCGCGAGTGCGCCAAGATGCAGCGCAAGCACCACGAGCGCATGGAACGGCGCTACCGGCGCGAGCTGGCCGAGCGCTCGGACGCGCTCAGCTTCTCCAGCCTCACGTCCAGCACGCTGAGCCGCCGGCTGCAGCATCTGGCGCTCGGCAGCCACCTGCCCTACTCGCAGGCCACGCTGCACGGCACCGCCAAGGGCAAGACCAAGATCCAGAAGAAGCTGGAGCGGCGCAAGCAGGGCGGCGAAGGCACCTTCAAGATCTCCGAGGACGGCCGCAAGAGCGTGCGCTCGCTCTCGGGCCTGCAGCTGGGCAGTGACGTGATGTTTGTGCGCCAGGGCACCTACGCCAACCCCAAGGAGTGGGGCCGCGCCCCGCTCCGGGACATGTTCCTCTCCGACGAGGACAGCGTCTCCCGTGCCACACTGGCGGCCGAGCCTGCGCGCTCGGAGGCCAGCACCGACTCAGGCCACGACTCCCTGTTCACCCGCCCGGGCCTGGGCACCATGGTGTTCCGCAGGAACTACCTGAGCAGCGGACTGCACGGCCTGGGCCGCGAGGACGCGGCCCTGGACGGCGCGGGCACGCCGCGGGGTCGGCTTCAGAGCTCCCCCAGCCTCGACGACGACAGCCTGGGCAGTGCCAACAGCCTGCAGGACCGCAGCTGCGGGGAGGAGCTGCCCTGGGACGAGCTGGACTTGGGCCTGGATGAGGACCTGGAGCCCGAGACGAGCCCGCTGGAGACGTTCCTGGCCTCCCTGCACATGGAGGACTTCACCTCCATCCTGCGGCAGGAGAAGATCGACCTCGAGGCGCTCATGCTGTGCTCGGACCTCGACCTCCGCAGCATCAGCGTCCCCCTGGGACCCCGCAAGAAGATCATGGGGGCCGTGCGGAGGCGGAGGCAGGCGCTGGAGCGCCCACCGGCCCTGGAGGACACAGAGTT aTAA
- the USH1G gene encoding pre-mRNA splicing regulator USH1G isoform X2, producing the protein MAAMKGHLECVRYLDSIAAKQSSLNPKLVGKLKDKAFREAERRIRECAKMQRKHHERMERRYRRELAERSDALSFSSLTSSTLSRRLQHLALGSHLPYSQATLHGTAKGKTKIQKKLERRKQGGEGTFKISEDGRKSVRSLSGLQLGSDVMFVRQGTYANPKEWGRAPLRDMFLSDEDSVSRATLAAEPARSEASTDSGHDSLFTRPGLGTMVFRRNYLSSGLHGLGREDAALDGAGTPRGRLQSSPSLDDDSLGSANSLQDRSCGEELPWDELDLGLDEDLEPETSPLETFLASLHMEDFTSILRQEKIDLEALMLCSDLDLRSISVPLGPRKKIMGAVRRRRQALERPPALEDTEL; encoded by the coding sequence ATGGCGGCCATGAAGGGCCACCTGGAGTGCGTGCGCTACCTGGACTCCATCGCGGCCAAGCAGAGCAGCCTCAACCCCAAGCTGGTGGGCAAGCTGAAGGACAAGGCCTTCCGCGAGGCGGAGCGGCGCATCCGCGAGTGCGCCAAGATGCAGCGCAAGCACCACGAGCGCATGGAACGGCGCTACCGGCGCGAGCTGGCCGAGCGCTCGGACGCGCTCAGCTTCTCCAGCCTCACGTCCAGCACGCTGAGCCGCCGGCTGCAGCATCTGGCGCTCGGCAGCCACCTGCCCTACTCGCAGGCCACGCTGCACGGCACCGCCAAGGGCAAGACCAAGATCCAGAAGAAGCTGGAGCGGCGCAAGCAGGGCGGCGAAGGCACCTTCAAGATCTCCGAGGACGGCCGCAAGAGCGTGCGCTCGCTCTCGGGCCTGCAGCTGGGCAGTGACGTGATGTTTGTGCGCCAGGGCACCTACGCCAACCCCAAGGAGTGGGGCCGCGCCCCGCTCCGGGACATGTTCCTCTCCGACGAGGACAGCGTCTCCCGTGCCACACTGGCGGCCGAGCCTGCGCGCTCGGAGGCCAGCACCGACTCAGGCCACGACTCCCTGTTCACCCGCCCGGGCCTGGGCACCATGGTGTTCCGCAGGAACTACCTGAGCAGCGGACTGCACGGCCTGGGCCGCGAGGACGCGGCCCTGGACGGCGCGGGCACGCCGCGGGGTCGGCTTCAGAGCTCCCCCAGCCTCGACGACGACAGCCTGGGCAGTGCCAACAGCCTGCAGGACCGCAGCTGCGGGGAGGAGCTGCCCTGGGACGAGCTGGACTTGGGCCTGGATGAGGACCTGGAGCCCGAGACGAGCCCGCTGGAGACGTTCCTGGCCTCCCTGCACATGGAGGACTTCACCTCCATCCTGCGGCAGGAGAAGATCGACCTCGAGGCGCTCATGCTGTGCTCGGACCTCGACCTCCGCAGCATCAGCGTCCCCCTGGGACCCCGCAAGAAGATCATGGGGGCCGTGCGGAGGCGGAGGCAGGCGCTGGAGCGCCCACCGGCCCTGGAGGACACAGAGTTGTGA
- the OTOP2 gene encoding proton channel OTOP2: protein MSEEPPTGPKESPPAPRAAHREVWKKGGRLLSVLLAVNVLLLAGTLISGGAFNKVAVYDTDVFALLTTMMLVAVLWILFYLLRTVRCPDTDAVPHRDAHAGPIWLRGGLVLFGICTLVMDVFKTGYYSSSFECQSAIKILYPLTQAVFVIVQTYFLCVSAKDCVHTHLDLTRCGLMFTLTTNLAIWMAAVVDESVHQAHSLSSSHGNTSHTRRVLDVERAGSPVGEVCSCNTAVCQIFQQGYFYLYPFNIEYSLFASTMLYVMWKNVGRLLASSAHGHSHTPSLLSLFRETFFAGPILGLMLFVVGLAVFIIYEVQVSGERGRAQQALVIYYSFNIVCLGLMTLVSLSGSVIYRFDRRAMDHHKNPTRSLDVALLVGAALGQYAISYYSIVAAVAGTPRELLAGLSLAHALLVIAQHTFQNIFIVESLHRTPPGAEPHGTPPKEPCHGLTFASPDTLHTLPACPPAPRLVGPSPAGPQGAVSVISAPRGHWRCRCLKDISLFLLLCNIILWIMPAFGARPHFSNTVEVDFYGYSLWAAIVNICLPFGIFYRMHAVSSLLEVYILS, encoded by the exons ATGTCCGAGGAGCCGCCCACGGGCCCCAAGGAGAGCCCGCCGGCACCGCGGGCAGCCCACCGCGAGGTGTGGAAGAAGGGCGGCCGCCTGCTCTCCGTGCTGCTGGCCGTGAACGTGCTGCTTCTCGCCGGCACGCTCATCAGCGGCGGCGCCTTCAACAAGGTGGCGGTGTACGACACCGACGTGTTCGCCCTGCTCACCACCATGATGCTGGTGGCTGTGCTCTGGATCCTCTTCTACCTCCTTCGCACCGTGCGCTGCCCCGACACCGACGCCGTCCCCCACCGGGACGCGCACGCGGGCCCCATCTGGCTCCGAG GTGGGCTGGTGCTGTTTGGGATCTGCACTCTCGTCATGGATGTCTTCAAGACCGGCTACTACTCCAGTTCCTTTGAGTGCCAGTCAGCCATCAAAATCCTGTACCCTCTGACCCAGGCCGTGTTTGTCATTGTCCAG ACTTACTTTCTCTGCGTCTCCGCTAAAGACTGTGTTCACACCCACCTGGATCTGACTCG ATGTGGTCTCATGTTCACACTCACCACCAACCTGGCCATCTGGATGGCAGCCGTGGTGGACGAATCGGTGCACCAGGCCCATTCCCTCAGCAGTTCTCACGGCAACACCAGCCATACTCGCCGCGTTCTGGACG TGGAGCGTGCGGGCAGCCCAGTCGGAGAAGTCTGCTCCTGCAACACGGCCGTCTGCCAGATCTTCCAGCAGGGCTACTTCTACCTGTACCCCTTCAACATCGAGTACAGCCTCTTTGCTTCCACCATGCTCTACGTCATGTGGAAGAACGTGGGCAGGCTGCTGGCCTCCTCTGCCCATGGCCACAGCCACACCCCGTCCCTGCTCAGCCTCTTCCGGGAGACCTTTTTTGCCGGCCCGATCCTGGGCCTGATGCTCTTTGTGGTGGGGCTGGCCGTCTTCATCATCTACGAGGTCCAAGTGAGTGGGGAGAGAGGCCGCGCCCAGCAGGCCCTGGTCATCTACTACAGCTTCAACATCGTCTGTCTGGGGCTCATGACCTTGGTCAGCCTGAGTGGCTCAGTCATCTACCGTTTTGACCGCCGGGCCATGGACCACCATAAGAACCCCACGCGCAGCCTGGACGTGGCTCTGCTGGTGGGTGCCGCCCTGGGCCAGTACGCCATCTCCTACTACTCCATCGTGGCTGCAGTGGCGGGCACACCCAGGGAGCTGCTGGCGGGGCTCAGCCTGGCCCACGCTCTGCTCGTGATCGCCCAGCACaccttccagaacattttcatcgttGAGAGCCTCCACCGGACTCCCCCCGGGGCTGAGCCTCATGGTACTCCCCCCAAGGAGCCCTGCCACGGCCTCACCTTTGCCAGCCCGGACACCCTCCACACCTTGCCTGCCTGCCCACCCGCCCCCAGGCTGGTTGGCCCCAGCCCAGCAGGACCTCAGGGAGCAGTGAGCGTCATCTCGGCCCCCAGGGGCCACTGGAGATGCCGGTGCTTGAAGGacatttctctgtttctcctgctcTGCAACATCATC CTGTGGATCATGCCCGCCTTCGGGGCCCGCCCTCACTTCAGCAACACCGTGGAGGTGGACTTCTACGGCTACTCCCTCTGGGCAGCCATCGTCAACATCTGCCTGCCCTTCGGCATCTTCTACCGCATGCATgctgtctccagcctgctggaggTCTACATACTGTCCTGA